Proteins from a genomic interval of Kitasatospora herbaricolor:
- the moaA gene encoding GTP 3',8-cyclase MoaA — translation MDTAPPPLVDRFGRVHTDLRVSLTDRCNLRCTYCMPAEGLDWLPKAEVLSDDEVVRLVRIAVRRLGITSVRLTGGEPLLRRGLPDLVARLTELGPEISLTTNGIGLARTAVALKQAGLHRVNVSLDTLRADRYAEITRRDRIADVLAGLAAAHAAGLAPVKVNAVPVRGVNDDEIVELVEFAARHGYRMRFIESMPLDAQGAWDRDKMITADELLEILGARWDLVPVGRHGNAPAEEWRIAGGDTVIGVIASVTRPFCGGCDRVRLTADGQLRNCLFATTESDLRALLRGGAEDAGIEAAWRRTIARKGPGHDINSADFVQPDRPMSAIGG, via the coding sequence ATGGACACCGCACCTCCCCCGCTGGTCGACCGCTTCGGCCGGGTCCACACCGACCTGCGGGTTTCCCTCACCGACCGCTGCAACCTGCGCTGCACGTACTGCATGCCGGCCGAGGGCCTCGACTGGCTCCCCAAGGCCGAGGTGCTCAGCGACGACGAGGTCGTCCGGCTGGTGCGGATCGCGGTGCGGCGCCTGGGCATCACCTCCGTCCGGCTGACCGGCGGCGAGCCGCTGCTGCGGCGCGGACTGCCCGACCTGGTGGCCCGGCTGACCGAACTGGGCCCCGAGATCTCGCTCACCACCAACGGGATCGGCCTGGCCCGGACGGCGGTCGCGCTGAAGCAGGCCGGCCTGCACCGGGTGAACGTCAGCCTCGACACCCTGCGGGCCGACCGGTACGCCGAGATCACCCGCCGGGACCGGATCGCCGACGTGCTGGCCGGCCTCGCCGCCGCGCACGCCGCCGGGCTGGCCCCGGTCAAGGTGAACGCCGTCCCGGTACGCGGGGTCAACGACGACGAGATCGTCGAGCTGGTCGAGTTCGCGGCCCGGCACGGCTACCGGATGCGCTTCATCGAGTCGATGCCGCTGGACGCCCAGGGTGCCTGGGACCGCGACAAGATGATCACCGCGGACGAGCTGCTGGAGATCCTCGGCGCCCGCTGGGACCTCGTCCCGGTCGGCCGGCACGGCAACGCGCCGGCCGAGGAGTGGCGGATCGCCGGCGGCGACACCGTGATCGGCGTGATCGCCTCCGTCACCCGGCCGTTCTGCGGGGGCTGCGACCGGGTCCGGCTCACCGCCGACGGCCAGCTGCGCAACTGCCTGTTCGCGACCACCGAGTCCGACCTGAGGGCGCTGCTGCGCGGCGGGGCCGAGGACGCGGGGATCGAGGCGGCCTGGCGCCGCACCATCGCCCGCAAGGGGCCGGGGCACGACATCAACTCCGCCGACTTCGTCCAGCCGGACCGCCCGATGTCGGCCATCGGCGGCTGA
- a CDS encoding nucleotidyltransferase family protein, with translation MEDQPLRPVAALVLAAGGGRRLGGRPKALLRYRDRPLVEHAVGVVRAGGCGPVTVVLGAAREQVRAEARLPECRLVDNPDWESGMGSSLRAGLAALDPGASAVLVMLVDTPGVTPAAVARLLAAHRAGSDLAAAGYQGRRGHPVLIGARHFAEAAAGATGDAGARALLAAHAAAITLVECADVAVPDDLDTPADLARWTSAP, from the coding sequence ATGGAAGATCAGCCGTTGCGGCCCGTCGCCGCCCTGGTGCTGGCCGCCGGGGGCGGCCGCCGGCTCGGGGGCCGGCCGAAGGCGCTGCTCCGCTACCGGGACCGGCCGCTGGTCGAGCACGCGGTCGGGGTGGTCCGGGCGGGCGGCTGCGGCCCGGTGACGGTGGTGCTGGGGGCGGCGCGCGAGCAGGTCAGGGCCGAGGCCCGGCTGCCCGAATGCCGCCTTGTCGACAATCCCGACTGGGAGAGCGGCATGGGCTCCTCGCTGCGCGCCGGGCTGGCCGCGCTGGACCCGGGCGCCTCCGCCGTCCTGGTGATGCTGGTGGACACCCCCGGCGTCACCCCCGCGGCCGTGGCCCGGCTGCTCGCCGCCCACCGCGCCGGGTCCGACCTCGCGGCCGCCGGGTACCAGGGCCGGCGCGGGCACCCGGTGCTGATCGGTGCCCGCCACTTCGCCGAGGCCGCCGCCGGCGCCACCGGTGACGCGGGGGCCCGGGCGCTGCTGGCCGCGCACGCGGCCGCGATCACCCTGGTGGAGTGCGCCGACGTGGCCGTCCCCGACGACCTCGACACCCCGGCGGACCTCGCCCGCTGGACGTCCGCGCCCTAG
- a CDS encoding DedA family protein, whose amino-acid sequence MTWLPLAVDPTSGSALLAGFGALAVLVVTFAESGLLVVGFFLPGDTLLLPAGVLCAAGNGSGPHLSLWQVMLCAAVGAVVGAQVGFLIGRHGGRPALARTRSKRLRSAAARGEELLRRYGYRKAIVLGRFVPLVRTVLSPLAGILEVPTRTFTVWQIVAGLLWSQSLVLAGYWLGAAVPGIDHYLWLLVGAVVVLSILPLLIHPRRDSR is encoded by the coding sequence ATGACCTGGCTGCCGCTGGCCGTCGACCCGACGAGTGGGTCCGCCCTGCTCGCCGGGTTCGGCGCCCTCGCCGTCCTGGTGGTGACCTTCGCCGAGTCCGGCCTGCTGGTGGTCGGGTTCTTCCTCCCCGGCGACACGCTGCTGCTCCCCGCCGGGGTCCTCTGCGCGGCCGGCAACGGTTCCGGGCCGCACCTCTCGCTCTGGCAGGTGATGCTCTGCGCCGCCGTGGGGGCCGTGGTCGGCGCCCAGGTCGGCTTCCTGATCGGGCGCCACGGCGGCCGCCCGGCCCTCGCCCGCACCCGCAGCAAACGCCTGAGATCGGCCGCGGCCCGAGGGGAGGAACTGCTGCGCCGCTACGGCTACCGCAAGGCGATCGTCCTCGGTCGCTTCGTCCCGCTGGTCCGCACCGTGCTCAGCCCGCTGGCGGGCATCCTGGAGGTCCCCACCCGCACCTTCACCGTGTGGCAGATCGTCGCCGGGCTGCTCTGGTCGCAGAGCCTGGTGCTGGCCGGCTACTGGCTGGGCGCCGCCGTGCCGGGCATCGACCACTACCTGTGGCTGCTGGTCGGGGCGGTGGTGGTGCTCTCGATCCTGCCCCTGCTGATCCACCCCCGCCGCGACTCCCGCTGA
- a CDS encoding response regulator, translated as MTIRILIADDEALLRMAFGTVLEAQPDMAPVGEAADGSQAVRLARELRPDVVLMDVRMPGTDGIEATRQLIAVSPRSRVLILTTFDLDEYAFAGLRAGASGFLLKNTRPEELLTAIRNVAAGDAVVSPRITRRLLEDFRPHIPGGRGTDHEERLGRLSAREREVLVQVGRGLSNTEIAATLYLAEATVKSHLGRILQKLGLRDRVQVVIFAYESRLVRPA; from the coding sequence ATGACGATCCGCATCCTGATCGCCGACGACGAGGCGCTGCTCCGGATGGCCTTCGGCACGGTCCTGGAGGCCCAGCCCGACATGGCACCGGTCGGTGAGGCCGCGGACGGCAGCCAGGCCGTGCGCCTCGCCCGGGAGCTGCGCCCGGACGTCGTCCTGATGGACGTCCGGATGCCCGGGACCGACGGGATCGAGGCGACCCGGCAGCTCATCGCGGTCTCCCCGCGGAGCAGGGTGCTGATCCTCACCACCTTCGACCTGGACGAGTACGCCTTCGCCGGACTGCGCGCCGGGGCCTCGGGCTTCCTGCTGAAGAACACCAGGCCCGAGGAGCTGCTCACCGCGATACGCAACGTCGCCGCGGGCGACGCGGTGGTCTCCCCGCGGATCACCCGCCGTCTGCTGGAGGACTTCCGCCCGCACATCCCCGGCGGCCGCGGCACCGACCACGAGGAGCGGCTGGGGCGGCTCAGCGCCCGTGAACGCGAGGTGCTCGTCCAGGTGGGCCGGGGCCTGTCCAACACCGAGATCGCGGCCACCCTGTACCTCGCGGAGGCGACCGTGAAGTCCCATCTGGGGCGGATCCTGCAGAAGCTCGGACTCCGCGACCGGGTGCAGGTCGTGATCTTCGCCTACGAGAGCCGCCTCGTCCGCCCGGCCTGA
- a CDS encoding DUF7134 domain-containing protein, whose product MTEEAVEPGDVLPVRHRDGVRDQLRDGLRGAVRSARTAVRPARCTATAAVRAVRPVTATGRLGSRLPPVVGDSLVPALLLLNVLTTRAPHELPAAATLTAALVLPLVRRRRAPLTVFGVVAAAAFVQWLMDVQLPADVALLVALYTVAARSDRRGTLVAGAVTEAGALLACLRWAPDGAFLTPFVAVTATVVAAAVLGVNVRTTRAYLAALKERAARLEQQQEQQARLAVAEERTRITREMHDIVTHNLSVMVALTDAAVYAQHRSPDKATAAMLQISETGRQALTDMRRTLGILRTDEPDAERHPLPGIAQLESLVDQMCAAGLPASLDVHGGHGHIPATAQLTVYRLVQEALTNTLKHTPAGTDATVRIRCSAEAVTVDVTDSGPCPPPLPAAVPSGHGIPGMRERSAAYGGTLQAGPLPGGGWGVRTRLLLGSGGAVSA is encoded by the coding sequence ATGACCGAGGAGGCCGTGGAACCCGGCGACGTCCTTCCGGTGCGCCACCGGGACGGGGTGCGGGACCAGCTGCGGGACGGGCTGCGGGGTGCGGTGCGGTCGGCGAGGACAGCCGTACGGCCGGCCCGGTGCACCGCCACGGCCGCCGTGCGGGCGGTGCGACCGGTGACGGCGACGGGACGCCTGGGCTCCCGGCTGCCGCCCGTGGTGGGGGACTCGCTGGTGCCGGCGCTCCTGCTGCTCAACGTCCTGACCACGCGGGCGCCGCACGAGCTCCCGGCGGCCGCGACCCTCACCGCCGCCCTCGTGCTGCCCCTGGTACGGCGGCGCCGGGCCCCGCTCACGGTGTTCGGCGTCGTGGCGGCCGCGGCCTTCGTCCAGTGGCTGATGGACGTCCAACTGCCGGCGGACGTCGCCCTGCTGGTGGCGCTCTACACGGTGGCCGCGCGCTCGGACCGGCGCGGCACGCTCGTCGCCGGGGCCGTCACGGAGGCCGGAGCCCTGCTGGCCTGCCTGCGCTGGGCGCCGGACGGCGCGTTCCTGACGCCCTTCGTCGCCGTCACCGCGACGGTCGTCGCCGCCGCCGTCCTCGGGGTGAACGTGCGGACCACGCGCGCCTACCTGGCGGCCCTGAAGGAACGGGCCGCCCGCCTGGAGCAGCAACAGGAACAGCAGGCGCGCCTGGCCGTCGCCGAGGAAAGGACGCGCATCACCCGGGAGATGCACGACATCGTCACCCACAACCTGTCCGTCATGGTCGCGCTCACCGACGCGGCCGTCTACGCGCAGCACCGGTCGCCCGACAAGGCCACCGCCGCGATGCTGCAGATCTCCGAGACGGGCCGGCAGGCCCTCACCGACATGCGGCGCACGCTCGGCATCCTGCGGACCGACGAACCGGACGCGGAGCGCCACCCGTTGCCCGGCATCGCCCAACTGGAGTCCCTCGTCGACCAGATGTGCGCCGCCGGGCTGCCGGCCAGCCTCGACGTCCACGGCGGTCACGGCCACATCCCGGCCACCGCACAGCTCACCGTCTACCGTCTGGTGCAGGAAGCCTTGACCAACACCCTGAAGCACACCCCCGCCGGCACCGACGCGACGGTCCGGATCCGGTGCTCGGCCGAGGCTGTCACCGTGGACGTCACCGACAGCGGCCCCTGCCCGCCGCCGCTGCCCGCCGCCGTACCGTCCGGCCACGGGATCCCCGGCATGCGGGAGCGTTCGGCCGCCTACGGGGGCACCTTGCAGGCCGGACCGCTTCCGGGCGGCGGCTGGGGCGTCCGCACCCGCCTCCTCCTCGGCAGCGGCGGAGCGGTGTCCGCATGA
- a CDS encoding alpha/beta hydrolase family protein: protein MWRRGPGAEHGRVTEIITGPSMSPLEMLLLLGAVALVTARWLPPAVRPRVTIAAGAVVVLSAIPLGGAGLRWQLLPVLAGAAFALPFAVLPLLRRRTGRTPWRARWWLALPGSLACAGLIAAGPAAAWAFPVPVFPEPSGEFAVGTRVVQWTDPLRPETFTADPDDRRTVVVQLWYPARQGPAGARRAQYLGRTEQEARTVSEALARGVGLPGFLVDGVPLARSNSVFDAPVDSGAGRFPVVLFSPGSGGVRTQNTAWAEDLASHGYLVAALDHPYDSAAVLLTDGRTIDSETASSGDPDEDERLAAGWTAIRAADLGFVLTRLEALDRGEAPDPLNGRLDTGRVAVAGHSMGGAAALQAARLDRRFDAVIDLDGYPHGPTSPALAQPALALTQDITPGTDPRYLPRLTEALDASTATSYRLTVPGAAHLTFMDGPLYLPPVPSIVGTLGRTGSPRVVAAATLAFLDTVLRDRPGDLAGVLPAYGGLSVHHPAPSR, encoded by the coding sequence ATGTGGCGACGCGGGCCCGGCGCCGAGCATGGACGGGTGACCGAGATCATCACGGGACCGTCCATGTCCCCCCTGGAAATGCTCCTCCTGCTCGGCGCCGTCGCCCTGGTGACGGCGCGCTGGCTTCCCCCCGCCGTCCGCCCCCGCGTCACGATCGCGGCGGGGGCGGTCGTGGTGCTGTCCGCGATCCCGCTGGGCGGGGCGGGGCTCCGCTGGCAGCTGCTGCCCGTCCTGGCAGGCGCCGCGTTCGCGCTGCCGTTCGCCGTGCTCCCCCTGCTGCGACGCCGGACCGGCCGGACCCCGTGGCGGGCCCGCTGGTGGCTGGCCCTGCCCGGATCGCTGGCCTGCGCCGGCCTGATCGCCGCGGGCCCGGCGGCCGCCTGGGCCTTCCCCGTCCCTGTGTTCCCCGAGCCGTCGGGCGAGTTCGCGGTCGGCACCCGGGTGGTGCAGTGGACCGACCCGCTCCGCCCCGAGACCTTCACCGCCGATCCGGACGACCGGCGCACGGTCGTGGTCCAGCTCTGGTACCCCGCGCGGCAGGGCCCCGCGGGCGCCCGGCGGGCCCAGTACCTCGGACGCACCGAGCAGGAGGCCCGTACCGTCTCCGAGGCCCTCGCCCGCGGGGTCGGCCTGCCGGGCTTCCTGGTGGACGGTGTTCCGCTGGCCCGCAGCAACTCGGTCTTCGACGCCCCGGTGGACAGCGGCGCGGGGCGGTTCCCCGTCGTGCTGTTCTCGCCCGGGTCGGGCGGCGTGCGCACCCAGAACACCGCCTGGGCGGAGGACCTGGCCAGCCACGGCTATCTGGTCGCCGCCCTCGACCACCCCTACGACTCCGCCGCCGTCCTCCTCACGGACGGCCGGACGATCGACTCGGAGACCGCCTCCAGCGGTGACCCGGACGAGGACGAGAGGCTGGCGGCCGGCTGGACCGCGATCAGGGCCGCCGACCTCGGCTTCGTCCTCACCCGGCTGGAGGCACTGGACCGGGGCGAGGCCCCCGACCCGTTGAACGGACGCCTGGACACCGGCCGGGTCGCGGTGGCCGGCCACTCCATGGGCGGTGCCGCCGCCCTGCAGGCGGCCCGGCTGGATCGCCGGTTCGACGCCGTCATCGACCTGGACGGCTACCCCCACGGGCCCACCTCGCCCGCGCTCGCCCAGCCGGCGCTCGCGCTCACCCAGGACATCACCCCGGGGACCGACCCGCGCTACCTGCCCCGCCTCACCGAGGCCCTCGACGCCAGTACGGCGACGAGCTACCGGCTCACCGTCCCCGGCGCGGCGCACCTCACGTTCATGGACGGCCCCCTGTACCTGCCGCCCGTCCCCTCGATCGTCGGCACCCTGGGCCGCACCGGCAGCCCGCGCGTCGTCGCCGCGGCCACCCTCGCCTTCCTGGACACCGTCCTGCGGGACCGACCCGGTGACCTGGCCGGTGTCCTGCCGGCCTACGGCGGCCTCAGCGTCCACCACCCGGCCCCGAGCCGTTGA
- a CDS encoding CAP domain-containing protein, protein MNSDHPVTGHARAEDRTAASRHGRRRGRRKKPSAAPRMFAVLAGSVALGGVASWYATVAPPTGPDTRPSAASAPDTLLTAQLAEPQAPAAPTGSPSASAGQPSTAPSPGAAPSSAAPAPAPTTAAGTPQAAPATGPAARPTTTAPATPAPAKSSPAAGAPAGGKAAQFIDQVAALVNTERANHGCAPVAVNAKLQSAAQVHSDDMAARDYFDHADPEGHHADTRINATGYRWSRWGENIARGQQDAAAVMDAWMNSPGHRANILNCDFKEIGVGVTLGSGGPWWTQVFATAG, encoded by the coding sequence ATGAACAGCGACCACCCCGTGACCGGTCACGCCCGGGCCGAGGACCGGACCGCCGCCAGTCGGCACGGACGCCGGCGCGGCCGGCGGAAGAAACCTTCCGCCGCGCCGAGGATGTTCGCGGTGCTGGCCGGATCGGTCGCGCTGGGCGGCGTGGCGAGCTGGTACGCGACGGTCGCCCCGCCGACCGGCCCGGACACCCGGCCGAGCGCCGCCAGCGCCCCCGACACGCTGCTCACCGCCCAGCTCGCCGAACCGCAGGCACCCGCCGCGCCGACCGGCTCGCCGTCCGCGAGCGCCGGACAGCCGTCCACGGCGCCGTCCCCCGGCGCGGCGCCGAGCAGCGCCGCGCCCGCGCCCGCACCTACCACCGCCGCAGGCACCCCGCAGGCGGCACCGGCGACCGGTCCGGCCGCCCGGCCCACCACCACCGCCCCGGCGACGCCGGCCCCCGCCAAGTCCTCCCCCGCCGCCGGCGCGCCGGCCGGCGGCAAGGCCGCGCAGTTCATCGACCAGGTCGCCGCGCTGGTCAACACCGAACGGGCCAACCACGGCTGCGCACCGGTGGCCGTCAACGCCAAGCTCCAGTCCGCGGCGCAGGTGCACTCGGACGACATGGCCGCCCGCGACTACTTCGACCACGCGGACCCCGAGGGGCATCACGCGGACACCCGGATCAACGCGACCGGCTACCGGTGGAGCCGCTGGGGCGAGAACATCGCGCGCGGCCAGCAGGACGCCGCCGCCGTGATGGACGCCTGGATGAACAGCCCCGGCCACCGGGCCAACATCCTCAACTGCGACTTCAAGGAGATCGGCGTCGGGGTCACCCTGGGCTCCGGCGGCCCGTGGTGGACCCAGGTGTTCGCCACCGCCGGCTGA
- a CDS encoding sigma-70 family RNA polymerase sigma factor, whose protein sequence is MQARTGTRAQLGDAVGTAVVVAAQAGDERARERLVAAYLPLVYNVVGRALDGHADVDDVVQETMVRVIGRLDGLRDPSAFRSWLVAVAMNEVRRRWSARQQAGLTGLDAAEEVPDPGADFVDLTILRLGLSGQRREVAEATRWLDDRDRDLLALWWLETAGELTRAELAEALELSPQHAAVRVQRMREQLEAARVVVRALAAEPRCAELDALTEAWDGSPAALWRKRIARHARACAACAGHRRGLMPAEGLLAGLGLLPLPHHPGGYLPTAAQSGAPGGDGTAGGGDGSAGSGGGDAGPGGGASGSPGRDHGAQGQGGQDPGAQGGAGHGGHGNGHAPGRRRRRTGRAVGSAVVVLALGAAVLGALRAAPEPEAAPPPVAAAPPSPSPAPVTETASPQPVEPVPVVVPPVSATPSPTPSPTARTVEQQMADRINVTRAKRGCPALKIDPRLHSAAQKHSEDMAARNYYDHVDPDGGRADGRITASGYRWSLWGENIDRGRKGPDAVVDDWMDGAIHQDNMLDCRYTAMGLGTAPSPAGTLWTLDLGASR, encoded by the coding sequence ATGCAGGCGCGAACGGGGACACGGGCGCAGCTGGGCGACGCGGTCGGGACGGCGGTGGTCGTCGCGGCGCAGGCCGGTGACGAGCGTGCCAGGGAGCGGCTGGTGGCCGCCTACCTGCCGCTGGTCTACAACGTGGTGGGCCGGGCGCTGGACGGTCACGCGGACGTGGACGACGTGGTGCAGGAGACCATGGTCCGGGTGATCGGCCGGCTCGACGGCCTGCGCGACCCGTCGGCCTTCCGGTCCTGGCTGGTGGCCGTCGCCATGAACGAGGTCCGCAGGCGCTGGTCGGCCCGCCAGCAGGCCGGCCTGACCGGGCTGGACGCCGCGGAGGAGGTGCCGGACCCGGGCGCGGACTTCGTGGACCTCACCATCCTGCGGCTCGGCCTGTCCGGGCAGCGCCGCGAGGTCGCCGAGGCGACCCGGTGGCTGGACGACCGCGACCGGGACCTGCTCGCCCTGTGGTGGCTGGAGACCGCCGGCGAACTCACCCGCGCCGAGCTGGCCGAGGCCCTGGAACTCTCCCCCCAGCACGCGGCCGTCCGGGTCCAGCGGATGCGCGAGCAGCTGGAGGCCGCCCGGGTGGTGGTGCGGGCCCTCGCCGCCGAACCGCGCTGCGCGGAGCTCGACGCGCTCACCGAGGCCTGGGACGGCAGCCCCGCCGCCCTGTGGCGCAAGCGGATCGCCCGGCACGCCCGCGCCTGCGCCGCCTGCGCGGGCCACCGGCGCGGTCTGATGCCCGCCGAGGGCCTGCTGGCCGGCCTCGGCCTGCTGCCGTTGCCGCACCACCCGGGCGGCTACCTGCCGACGGCCGCGCAGTCCGGCGCGCCGGGCGGGGACGGTACCGCCGGCGGCGGGGACGGTTCGGCCGGGAGCGGTGGCGGGGACGCGGGTCCGGGCGGCGGCGCGAGCGGCTCTCCCGGGCGGGACCACGGTGCACAGGGCCAGGGTGGACAGGACCCCGGTGCGCAGGGCGGCGCGGGCCACGGCGGTCACGGCAACGGCCACGCTCCCGGCCGCCGGCGGCGCCGGACCGGCCGCGCGGTCGGCTCCGCGGTCGTGGTGCTCGCGCTCGGCGCCGCCGTCCTGGGCGCCCTGCGCGCGGCCCCCGAGCCGGAAGCCGCGCCGCCGCCGGTGGCCGCCGCGCCGCCCTCGCCCTCGCCCGCACCGGTGACGGAGACGGCCTCCCCGCAGCCGGTCGAACCCGTCCCGGTGGTCGTGCCCCCGGTCTCGGCGACGCCGAGTCCCACCCCGAGCCCCACCGCGCGGACCGTCGAGCAGCAGATGGCGGACCGGATCAACGTCACCCGGGCCAAGCGCGGCTGCCCCGCCCTGAAGATCGACCCGCGGCTGCACAGCGCGGCGCAGAAGCACTCCGAGGACATGGCGGCCCGGAACTACTACGACCACGTCGACCCGGACGGCGGCCGGGCCGACGGCCGGATCACCGCCAGCGGCTACCGGTGGAGTCTGTGGGGCGAGAACATCGACCGGGGCCGGAAGGGTCCGGACGCGGTGGTGGACGACTGGATGGACGGTGCCATCCACCAGGACAACATGCTCGACTGCCGGTACACCGCGATGGGGCTGGGCACGGCGCCGAGCCCGGCCGGCACGCTGTGGACGCTGGACCTCGGCGCCTCCCGCTGA
- a CDS encoding (2Fe-2S)-binding protein: MTVSSIEPRPSPPAAPDRAAAAPFALAHARLGEAFPTLRVHHGPPRSGGGWVSGAQLLHDPAGLRELIDFDVRDGLDRYGTALRPDVAAGFCLHRYCWPVGLLFTLPWLLERRVPVLAPEALSLRRDTGELTAEPGAFFCLPQDPAAGLPGALVVADEAALRERLLAALTEHFTPVLAVFRPEVRRGPRTLWACATDAVVEGLWQVSAALGEEERAVDALRSLLPEHAGARTAPFLAGTGFRFEERDGSSPVRTRTRAGCCLLYTVRPADSCTGCPRVARC, translated from the coding sequence ATGACCGTGAGCAGCATCGAGCCGCGCCCGTCACCGCCCGCCGCCCCCGACCGGGCCGCCGCCGCGCCCTTCGCCCTGGCCCACGCCCGGCTGGGCGAGGCGTTCCCGACCCTACGGGTGCACCACGGGCCGCCCCGGAGCGGCGGCGGCTGGGTGAGCGGCGCGCAGCTGCTGCACGATCCGGCGGGGCTGCGCGAGCTGATCGACTTCGACGTGCGCGACGGCCTGGACCGGTACGGCACCGCGCTGCGCCCGGACGTCGCGGCGGGATTCTGCCTGCACCGCTACTGCTGGCCGGTCGGGCTGCTGTTCACGCTGCCCTGGCTGCTGGAGCGCCGGGTGCCGGTGCTGGCACCCGAGGCGCTCTCGCTGCGGCGCGACACCGGCGAGCTGACCGCCGAGCCGGGGGCGTTCTTCTGCCTGCCGCAGGATCCGGCGGCAGGCCTGCCCGGCGCGCTGGTGGTGGCGGACGAGGCGGCGCTGCGGGAGCGCCTGCTGGCGGCTCTGACCGAGCACTTCACGCCCGTCCTGGCGGTGTTCCGGCCCGAGGTGCGACGGGGCCCGCGCACCCTGTGGGCCTGCGCGACGGACGCGGTGGTGGAGGGCCTGTGGCAGGTGTCCGCGGCGCTCGGCGAGGAGGAGCGCGCCGTGGACGCGCTCCGGTCGCTGCTGCCGGAGCACGCCGGGGCGCGGACGGCGCCCTTCCTCGCGGGGACGGGCTTCCGGTTCGAGGAGCGCGACGGTTCGTCCCCGGTCCGGACCCGGACCCGGGCGGGCTGCTGCCTGCTGTACACCGTCCGCCCGGCGGATTCGTGCACGGGTTGCCCCCGGGTCGCACGATGTTGA
- a CDS encoding DUF2637 domain-containing protein, which yields MKLSDIPLGWAVSGVAALVISAVLVAFARSRGSAGTVGGDSWERSEERRRRKESLYGAASYTLLFCCAAVAAALSFHGLVGFGVQNLNLSGGWEYLVPFGLDGAAMFCSVLAVREASHGDAALGSRLLVWLFAGASAWFNWVHAPRGFGHAGAPQFFAGMSLSAAVLFDRALKQTRVAALREQGLVPRPLPQIRIVRWLRAPRETYAAWSLMLLEGVRSLDEAVEEVRDDKREAAANRERQRLASRRERAEIRAINRTHSVWRPRGAARQLESGSGSESAIAGPDAPTPSGPAGAPDARTDGRPAPAAEGTVLQPGLPVRPGRRTIDLTADEDTVTLPRLDSLEQKLKDLEQQFG from the coding sequence ATGAAACTGTCCGACATACCACTGGGCTGGGCCGTCAGCGGCGTGGCAGCGCTCGTGATCAGCGCCGTGCTGGTGGCTTTCGCTCGAAGCAGGGGCTCCGCCGGCACGGTCGGCGGCGATTCCTGGGAGCGTTCCGAGGAGCGGCGGCGACGCAAGGAATCGCTCTACGGCGCCGCCTCCTACACCCTGCTGTTCTGCTGCGCCGCCGTCGCGGCCGCGCTCTCCTTCCACGGCCTGGTCGGCTTCGGCGTGCAGAACCTCAACCTCTCCGGGGGCTGGGAGTACCTGGTGCCGTTCGGCCTGGACGGCGCGGCGATGTTCTGCTCGGTGCTGGCGGTCCGCGAGGCCAGCCACGGCGACGCCGCCCTCGGCTCGCGACTGCTGGTCTGGCTGTTCGCCGGCGCGTCCGCCTGGTTCAACTGGGTGCACGCCCCGCGCGGCTTCGGCCACGCCGGCGCCCCGCAGTTCTTCGCCGGGATGTCGCTCTCGGCGGCCGTGCTCTTCGACCGGGCGCTGAAGCAGACCCGGGTGGCGGCCCTGCGCGAGCAGGGCCTCGTGCCCCGTCCGCTGCCGCAGATCCGCATCGTCCGCTGGCTGCGGGCCCCGCGCGAGACCTACGCGGCCTGGTCGCTGATGCTGCTGGAGGGCGTGCGCAGCCTGGACGAGGCGGTCGAGGAGGTCCGGGACGACAAACGGGAGGCGGCCGCCAACCGGGAGCGTCAGCGGCTGGCCAGCCGGCGCGAGCGCGCCGAGATCCGCGCCATCAACCGGACGCACAGCGTCTGGCGCCCCCGCGGGGCGGCCCGGCAGCTGGAGTCCGGATCCGGATCGGAGTCCGCGATAGCGGGGCCGGACGCGCCGACGCCGTCGGGCCCGGCCGGGGCGCCGGACGCACGGACGGACGGCCGGCCCGCCCCGGCGGCGGAGGGCACCGTGCTCCAGCCGGGCCTGCCGGTGCGACCCGGCCGGCGGACCATCGACCTCACCGCCGACGAGGACACCGTGACCCTGCCCCGGCTGGACTCGCTGGAGCAGAAGCTCAAGGACCTTGAGCAGCAGTTCGGCTGA